A genomic window from Centroberyx gerrardi isolate f3 chromosome 14, fCenGer3.hap1.cur.20231027, whole genome shotgun sequence includes:
- the mc3r gene encoding melanocortin receptor 3 — protein sequence MNNSYRQPLRGELRLNDTGEPADGEASPGNRTAPGLCQQVQIQAEVFLTLGIVSLLENILVITAVVKNKNLHSPMYFFLCSLAAADMLVSVSNSLETVVIAALNDHLLVVGDRFIELMDNFFDSMICISLVASICNLLAIAVERYVTIFYALRYHSIVTVQRALLAIGSIWLGCVVCGIVFIVYSESKTVIVCLITMFFTMLVLMATLYMHMFLLARLHIKRIAALPAEDVVPQRTCKKGAVTITILLGVFVCCWAPFFLHLILLIACPNNPYCVCYMSHFTTYLVLIMCNSVIDPVIYAFRSMEMRKTFKEILCCFTSGCSFHCKYNSKP from the coding sequence ATGAATAACTCCTACCGACAGCCTCTGCGGGGAGAGCTTCGCCTCAATGACACCGGGGAGCCTGCAGACGGTGAAGCTTCACCGGGGAACCGTACAGCTCCTGGACTGTGCCAGCAGGTCCAGATCCAGGCGGAGGTGTTTCTGACGCTGGGGATCGTCAGCCTCCTGGAGAACATTCTGGTCATCACTGCAGTGGTGAAGAACAAGAACCTCCACTCCCCCATGTACTTCTTCTTGTGCAGCCTCGCCGCTGCTGACATGTTGGTGAGTGTCTCCAACTCTTTGGAGACGGTTGTCATCGCCGCCCTGAATGACCACCTCCTAGTTGTGGGCGACCGCTTCATCGAGCTCATGGACAACTTCTTCGACTCCATGATTTGCATCTCCCTGGTTGCCTCCATCTGCAACCTGCTGGCCATCGCCGTTGAGCGCTACGTGACCATCTTCTACGCTCTGCGCTACCACAGCATCGTGACAGTCCAGCGAGCTCTTCTGGCCATAGGGAGCATCTGGTTGGGCTGTGTGGTCTGCGGTATAGTCTTCATAGTCTACTCCGAGAGCAAGACGGTCATAGTGTGTCTTATCACCATGTTTTTTACCATGCTGGTGCTTATGGCAACACTCTACATGCACATGTTCCTTCTGGCCAGGCTGCACATCAAGCGCATCGCTGCCCTGCCTGCGGAGGATGTGGTGCCCCAGCGGACCTGCAAGAAGGGAGCCGTCACCATCACCATCCTCCTCGGGGTCTTTGTCTGCTGCTGGGCgcccttcttcctccacctgaTCCTCCTCATCGCCTGCCCCAACAACCCCTACTGTGTGTGCTACATGTCTCATTTCACCACCTACTTGGTCCTCATCATGTGCAACTCTGTTATTGACCCCGTCATCTATGCCTTCCGCAGTATGGAGATGCGCAAAACCTTCAAGGAAATCCTGTGCTGCTTCACTAGTGGATGCAGTTTCCATTGTAAATACAActctaaaccctaa